In one Streptomyces sp. NBC_01288 genomic region, the following are encoded:
- a CDS encoding FtsK/SpoIIIE domain-containing protein produces the protein MMLASSTSSAGTVWPSWVLVVAAVLVSGLLLAGPALRRRYPVAWWLLLGFPVMVVQVVRTWRPLMAGCGLAVSRRPALTVVSGLVGNGAPPPQPRVPRHGLIRPTGGGFWLLVRLLPGQVPEDFVKAGPAMAEGWQVHGVRVTSWKPGVVRIAASVADPLASPRLPKQRGPAQLLRVAVGVLETGAGWVIDLRRVPHWLIVGATRSGKSTLINALVAGLAPQPVALVGIDCKGGMELSLYEPRLSALATNREQAVRLLAALVDLTLDRMTVCRAARVRNIWGLSEEERPVPVVVIVDEIAELFLVASRNEKDEAHAAGTALIRLAQLGAALGVFLVVAGQRVGSDLGPGVTALRAQLGGRVCHRVADPGTAEMALGDLNPDALKAAQAITPEQAGTAVLASGDGWERARSHLVTEADAEAIAAEYAHLAPVLPELLTAAK, from the coding sequence ATGATGCTGGCTTCCTCCACCTCCTCGGCCGGGACGGTCTGGCCGAGTTGGGTTCTGGTGGTGGCCGCAGTGCTGGTGTCGGGTCTGCTTCTCGCAGGCCCGGCCCTGCGCCGCCGCTACCCCGTGGCCTGGTGGCTGTTACTCGGCTTCCCGGTCATGGTCGTCCAAGTGGTGCGCACCTGGCGGCCGTTGATGGCCGGGTGCGGACTCGCCGTGAGCCGTCGGCCGGCGCTGACCGTGGTGTCCGGGCTCGTCGGCAACGGAGCGCCTCCGCCTCAGCCGCGTGTCCCGCGGCACGGGCTCATACGTCCGACGGGCGGCGGATTCTGGTTGCTGGTACGGCTGTTGCCGGGACAGGTGCCCGAGGACTTCGTCAAGGCGGGGCCCGCCATGGCGGAGGGCTGGCAGGTCCATGGGGTGCGGGTCACCTCCTGGAAGCCGGGAGTTGTACGGATCGCCGCCTCGGTGGCCGATCCACTGGCCTCTCCTCGGTTGCCGAAGCAGCGTGGGCCCGCTCAGCTACTCCGAGTCGCCGTGGGTGTGTTGGAGACCGGTGCCGGTTGGGTCATCGATCTGCGCCGCGTGCCGCACTGGCTGATCGTCGGTGCCACCCGGTCCGGCAAGTCGACGTTGATCAACGCACTCGTAGCGGGTCTGGCTCCGCAACCGGTCGCTCTGGTCGGCATCGACTGCAAGGGCGGCATGGAACTGTCGCTCTACGAACCCCGGTTGTCCGCCCTGGCGACCAATCGTGAGCAAGCGGTTCGGCTCCTGGCGGCGCTCGTCGACCTGACCCTCGACCGCATGACTGTCTGTCGGGCGGCCCGCGTACGCAACATCTGGGGTCTGTCGGAGGAGGAACGCCCGGTCCCTGTCGTCGTGATCGTCGACGAGATCGCGGAACTGTTCCTCGTCGCGAGCCGCAACGAGAAAGACGAAGCGCACGCGGCCGGTACGGCGTTGATCCGACTTGCTCAACTCGGCGCTGCGCTCGGGGTGTTCCTCGTCGTGGCCGGCCAACGGGTGGGCTCCGACCTGGGGCCGGGCGTCACGGCACTGCGTGCCCAACTCGGCGGACGCGTGTGCCACCGAGTGGCCGATCCCGGTACGGCGGAAATGGCGCTCGGCGACCTCAATCCCGACGCGCTCAAGGCCGCACAAGCCATCACCCCGGAACAGGCCGGTACGGCCGTGCTGGCCTCCGGCGACGGCTGGGAACGCGCCCGCTCGCACCTGGTCACAGAGGCGGACGCGGAAGCCATCGCGGCCGAGTACGCGCACCTCGCCCCGGTCCTGCCCGAACTGCTCACCGCGGCCAAGTGA
- a CDS encoding tetratricopeptide repeat protein, translating to MAIVQALTGLRGVGKTHLAAAYARMCLQNNWPVVAWITGESSDQIVSGLSVLASRLGLSDPDHDTATAARAAQSWLEITDVPTLLVIDNAEDPGDVLPWVPTSGSAQVIITTNKHSFENAAQAISVSTYTADQAIEYLIQRTGIEDIQGAQFLAEEVGYLPLALAQAAWLIKIRGYTYSQYLEILNTTPVAEILQAAQGDTYPHGTAQTVLLAVEQVEASARDRTPRQVLEALALLPPAGVKRSSLSSVFQDVSPAKIDRALGDLADASLISYSVDRSTVIAHRLVQRIIRDHGAATGSLMSIGEKIVQHFLHSRIPQDHSWQNRVEGFQLVEQIAVTSKYLQVPLARHNKDLALALIETRTWSLRYLTEVSDGVRAISMGELLVTDCKKVIGNSHPATLAARHSLAHAYGEAGFKDKALIRHQELLEAYRATYGPRHREFDRARHCLATAYNAEGRTVESLSLHQTVLESREKSLGSDHPDTLASRHSLAHAYSSAGRHADAVRFHEHVLADRERLFGANHPSSFEARHCLAAAYRKAGRSDDSLALHRKILTDQENFLGPDHPDVFDAREGLARALNAMGRGDDSVALLRSVTEDRARVFGSDHSNYLTSMHNLASAVSANGKYNEAIDLYRSTLTDHERILGSEHPSTLIVRQSLANVLSKAERHSDAIALQTAVAGKYEKTLGPEHPRTLSAKHKLADVYHSADKIPEAVSLLRSVLADRRRVLGTDHPATLETLHSLAHALDGADQKSEALDLHRAFASDRERVLGGDHPHTLLARHCLANSYNSMSLIEEALKLHYSVLADQTRVLGTDHPHTLSSQHSLAHALTSAGKHSEGLELHRKVLSDRERILGFDHPSTLEAHRCLASALKDAGRLEDAISTHEAALKRHEDVLDADHPAIYSIRYTLGKMYASNRQEDKALALLSSVLAYRERVLGEGHPSTLLARRALENINQVTRKRSGRVPLTSKFMPRRRGETQ from the coding sequence TTGGCGATCGTCCAGGCCCTCACTGGGCTCCGCGGAGTCGGCAAAACCCACCTAGCAGCAGCGTACGCTCGAATGTGTTTGCAAAATAACTGGCCCGTAGTCGCTTGGATCACTGGCGAAAGCTCTGACCAGATCGTTAGCGGCCTATCTGTTCTTGCATCACGCTTGGGCCTATCAGATCCAGATCACGATACCGCAACAGCCGCAAGGGCGGCTCAGTCGTGGCTTGAGATCACAGACGTGCCAACACTGCTAGTTATCGATAACGCTGAAGATCCTGGTGATGTCCTCCCTTGGGTTCCCACCTCTGGAAGCGCCCAAGTCATCATAACCACCAATAAGCATTCCTTTGAAAATGCAGCACAAGCCATCAGCGTCTCCACTTATACTGCGGATCAGGCGATCGAATACCTAATCCAACGAACGGGGATTGAAGATATACAGGGGGCGCAATTTCTGGCAGAGGAGGTCGGATACCTACCCCTCGCCCTCGCGCAAGCGGCTTGGCTCATCAAGATTCGAGGCTATACTTATTCACAATACCTCGAAATTCTAAATACTACGCCAGTCGCAGAAATTCTACAGGCCGCCCAAGGTGATACGTACCCTCACGGGACTGCACAGACCGTTCTTCTCGCAGTCGAACAGGTCGAAGCCTCAGCGCGCGACCGCACTCCCCGGCAAGTGCTTGAGGCGCTTGCACTACTCCCCCCTGCAGGCGTGAAGCGCTCTTCACTCTCAAGCGTGTTTCAGGATGTCTCGCCTGCCAAAATAGATCGAGCACTCGGCGATCTCGCTGATGCATCGCTCATCTCCTACAGCGTAGATCGTTCTACCGTGATAGCCCATCGACTCGTTCAACGCATCATCCGCGATCACGGCGCAGCCACAGGGTCATTAATGTCCATTGGCGAGAAAATAGTTCAACATTTCCTGCATAGCCGCATTCCACAAGATCACTCGTGGCAGAATCGAGTAGAAGGATTCCAATTGGTCGAGCAGATAGCGGTCACATCAAAGTACCTACAGGTGCCGCTTGCTCGACACAATAAGGACCTGGCGCTGGCTTTAATAGAGACTCGCACCTGGTCTTTGCGTTATCTCACTGAAGTCAGTGATGGCGTAAGAGCAATTTCAATGGGCGAGCTTCTTGTCACGGATTGCAAAAAAGTTATCGGAAACTCTCACCCAGCAACGCTAGCAGCTCGGCATAGCCTCGCCCACGCTTACGGAGAGGCGGGGTTCAAGGATAAGGCGCTCATCCGTCACCAGGAATTACTCGAAGCCTATCGTGCCACCTACGGACCCCGTCATCGCGAGTTCGATCGAGCCCGCCACTGTCTAGCCACGGCTTACAACGCTGAAGGGCGTACTGTCGAGTCTCTCTCACTCCACCAAACAGTGCTAGAAAGCCGTGAGAAGTCTCTAGGATCAGATCATCCAGACACGCTGGCATCCAGACATAGCCTCGCGCACGCTTACAGCTCAGCCGGCCGACACGCTGACGCAGTGAGATTCCACGAGCACGTATTGGCTGACCGAGAGAGGCTCTTCGGGGCTAACCACCCGTCCTCTTTTGAAGCCAGGCATTGTCTAGCGGCAGCCTATCGAAAAGCCGGGCGTTCGGATGATTCTCTGGCACTCCATCGAAAAATCTTGACCGATCAGGAGAACTTTCTGGGCCCCGATCACCCTGATGTGTTCGATGCCCGCGAGGGGCTCGCACGCGCCCTTAATGCAATGGGGCGCGGTGACGATTCAGTTGCGCTCCTTAGGTCAGTGACAGAAGACAGAGCCCGGGTCTTTGGGTCTGATCACTCAAATTACCTCACCTCCATGCACAACCTAGCTTCCGCTGTAAGCGCCAATGGGAAGTACAACGAGGCCATCGATCTATACAGAAGCACTCTAACTGATCACGAAAGGATACTCGGTTCAGAGCATCCCAGTACGCTCATCGTCCGACAGAGTCTGGCGAATGTTTTAAGCAAAGCCGAACGGCACAGTGATGCCATCGCTTTGCAAACCGCCGTGGCCGGAAAGTACGAGAAGACGCTCGGTCCAGAACATCCACGAACATTAAGCGCAAAGCACAAGCTTGCCGATGTGTACCACTCGGCTGACAAAATTCCAGAAGCAGTCAGTCTTCTTCGATCCGTGCTAGCCGATAGACGCCGAGTGCTCGGTACTGATCACCCGGCGACGCTGGAGACACTGCATAGCCTCGCTCATGCACTTGATGGTGCAGATCAGAAATCTGAGGCCCTGGATCTTCATCGCGCGTTCGCATCTGACCGGGAGAGAGTCCTGGGCGGGGATCATCCTCACACCCTCCTGGCCCGTCATTGTCTTGCCAATTCCTACAATTCTATGAGTCTTATCGAGGAAGCGTTGAAGCTACACTATTCCGTCCTAGCTGACCAAACACGAGTACTCGGCACAGACCATCCGCATACTTTGAGTTCTCAGCACAGTCTTGCTCACGCACTCACTTCAGCAGGTAAGCACTCAGAAGGCTTGGAATTACACAGGAAGGTACTGTCTGACCGTGAACGTATACTTGGGTTTGACCACCCAAGTACCTTGGAAGCGCATCGTTGTCTTGCTTCAGCTCTTAAGGATGCCGGGCGCCTAGAAGATGCCATCTCGACTCACGAGGCTGCTCTAAAGCGCCATGAGGACGTTCTTGATGCGGATCACCCTGCCATTTATTCAATTCGCTACACTCTTGGCAAGATGTACGCATCCAATCGCCAAGAAGATAAAGCGCTCGCCCTGCTCAGTAGCGTATTGGCCTACCGTGAGCGTGTCCTCGGCGAGGGCCATCCAAGCACTCTGCTCGCGCGGCGCGCCCTCGAAAATATCAACCAGGTGACGCGAAAAAGGTCCGGCCGAGTTCCCTTAACGTCCAAATTCATGCCGCGACGCCGAGGAGAAACACAGTGA
- a CDS encoding GntR family transcriptional regulator, with translation MPPKNTQPKYRQIADYLREGILNGTFPAGQPLPSEEALAKQFGVTRPTVRQGLTELRASGLVEVIMGRGTFARSPQSRPSLTRPRGVRLAPDGRYMEADGIQWTNGEPPVATRTDAPLALADLLRIPPGEPMFTYDVLQTADHGRLRQLHRTYVPFSVLVDTKYEEEAPPPAPELYVALAALGHELHFTEYIRTRMPLPDQAQALRLPEGVPLLHVIRVTLAEGDKPLALEEFHLPGDDLELSFRL, from the coding sequence ATGCCGCCGAAGAACACGCAGCCGAAGTATCGGCAGATCGCCGACTACCTGCGCGAAGGCATCCTGAACGGCACCTTCCCCGCCGGCCAACCGCTCCCCTCCGAGGAGGCGTTGGCAAAGCAGTTCGGCGTGACGCGTCCCACAGTCCGTCAGGGCCTCACAGAGCTACGGGCATCCGGCCTGGTCGAGGTGATCATGGGCCGAGGCACATTCGCCCGCTCACCCCAGAGCCGCCCAAGCCTCACGCGCCCGCGCGGCGTACGCCTGGCCCCCGACGGGCGGTACATGGAGGCCGACGGCATCCAGTGGACGAACGGCGAGCCACCGGTAGCCACGCGCACGGACGCCCCCTTGGCATTGGCGGATCTCCTCCGCATCCCGCCAGGCGAGCCGATGTTCACGTACGACGTGTTGCAGACCGCCGACCACGGCCGCCTCCGCCAACTCCACCGCACCTACGTGCCGTTCTCCGTCCTGGTCGACACGAAGTACGAGGAGGAGGCACCGCCGCCAGCGCCAGAGCTCTACGTCGCGCTCGCCGCGTTGGGCCACGAACTCCACTTCACGGAGTACATCCGCACCCGCATGCCCCTACCGGACCAGGCCCAAGCCCTCCGCCTGCCCGAAGGTGTCCCGCTCCTGCATGTCATTCGCGTGACGCTCGCCGAGGGAGACAAGCCGCTGGCCCTAGAGGAGTTCCACCTTCCCGGCGACGATCTGGAACTGTCCTTCAGGCTGTAG
- a CDS encoding glycoside hydrolase family 16 protein: MVALLYGTTTTQPALAAAPGAPSGWSTVFTDDFNGSAGSAPSAANWKFDTGPGSSFGTGEIETMTDSTANTHLDGNGNLDITALGSGSSWTSGRIQTPTANVGAPAGGKLEVAASIQQPSPSSGLGYWPAFWMLGPGQWPENGEIDIMEDVNALSDVAGTIHCGTSPGGPCNEGTGISSGLRACSGCQSGFHTYAMILDRTNTSAETITFYLDGNAYYSVSESQVGTATWQAAFDHNQSIILDLAMGGTFPDAACGCTTPSGSTTSGGTLSVDYVAAYTTTGSTTGSTTQALPGTWPSARARTAPARSTAHRRWPSERTAASTTRRPPAQLPAPRRSSATRPPEW, translated from the coding sequence ATGGTCGCCCTCCTCTACGGCACCACGACCACCCAACCCGCGCTGGCCGCCGCCCCCGGAGCCCCCTCCGGCTGGTCCACCGTCTTCACCGACGACTTCAACGGCTCGGCGGGATCGGCCCCTTCGGCGGCCAACTGGAAGTTCGACACCGGCCCGGGTTCCAGTTTCGGGACCGGTGAGATCGAGACGATGACCGACTCCACGGCCAACACCCACCTCGACGGCAACGGCAACCTCGACATCACCGCGCTGGGCTCCGGCAGTTCGTGGACCTCGGGCCGGATCCAGACCCCGACCGCGAACGTGGGCGCACCGGCCGGCGGCAAGCTGGAGGTCGCCGCGTCCATCCAACAGCCCAGCCCCTCAAGCGGGTTGGGTTACTGGCCCGCGTTCTGGATGCTCGGCCCGGGCCAGTGGCCGGAGAACGGCGAGATCGACATCATGGAGGACGTCAACGCCCTCTCCGACGTGGCCGGCACGATCCACTGCGGCACCTCCCCGGGCGGCCCCTGCAACGAGGGCACCGGAATCAGCAGCGGCCTGCGCGCCTGCTCCGGCTGCCAGAGCGGCTTCCACACGTACGCGATGATCCTCGACCGCACCAACACCTCGGCGGAGACGATCACGTTCTACCTGGACGGCAACGCCTACTACTCGGTCTCCGAGTCCCAGGTGGGCACGGCCACTTGGCAGGCGGCCTTCGACCACAACCAGTCGATCATCCTGGACCTGGCGATGGGCGGCACGTTCCCGGACGCGGCCTGCGGCTGCACAACGCCGTCAGGCTCGACGACATCGGGCGGCACCCTGAGCGTCGACTACGTAGCGGCGTACACCACAACAGGAAGCACCACAGGCTCCACCACCCAAGCCCTGCCCGGCACTTGGCCCAGTGCGCGAGCGAGAACGGCACCTGCACGCTCAACGGCACATCGGCGGTGGCCTTCGGAGCGAACGGCCGCTTCAACTACACGACGGCCACCGGCTCAACTCCCTGCACCACGGCGGTCTTCGGCGACCCGACCTCCGGAGTGGTGA
- a CDS encoding lamin tail domain-containing protein, whose amino-acid sequence MTSSPSVSVRRLAAAALAAGALVGAAALPATAADHHAARANVEISRVQYDSPGPEDRSNRSLNNEWVEITNHTRSAVNLDGWKLSNKDGQTYTFRHYRLDGHATVRVHTGVGRDTNRDLYQDRHNYTWDNRSDTATLRNDHRRLVDDKSWGNHGGGHGGGGHNGGGGHNGGGGHGGGGHH is encoded by the coding sequence GTGACCTCTTCACCTTCCGTGTCCGTCCGCCGTCTGGCCGCAGCCGCTCTGGCCGCCGGCGCTCTCGTCGGCGCGGCGGCACTGCCGGCGACCGCTGCCGACCACCACGCGGCCCGGGCGAACGTGGAGATCAGCCGCGTGCAGTACGACTCTCCGGGACCGGAGGACCGCTCCAACCGCTCCCTGAACAACGAGTGGGTGGAGATCACCAACCACACCCGCAGCGCCGTCAACCTCGACGGCTGGAAGCTCTCGAACAAGGACGGCCAGACCTACACCTTCCGCCACTACCGCCTGGACGGCCACGCCACCGTCCGCGTCCACACCGGTGTCGGCCGCGACACCAACCGCGACCTCTACCAGGACCGCCACAACTACACCTGGGACAACCGCTCCGACACCGCCACCCTCCGCAACGACCACCGCCGCCTCGTGGACGACAAGTCCTGGGGCAACCACGGCGGCGGCCACGGCGGTGGCGGCCACAACGGCGGCGGCGGTCACAACGGTGGCGGCGGTCACGGTGGCGGCGGCCACCACTGA
- a CDS encoding bifunctional DNA primase/polymerase: MEWLSAAADDPAECRQVWADDPRRPCALSTGRFFDVLSVDQRLGLEMFDRLRRNGMLFGPAVVDRRAQRVGFFLGSQGREVFTYYLERETSSPPSYRYLDHGCAIVVPGAIPLSEDRYQWLRAPTRRPEANPRRPVALATVLVASAELLARMDRFDEEYPTPYSAVVALPEETTTDAG; the protein is encoded by the coding sequence ATGGAGTGGCTCTCCGCCGCAGCGGACGATCCCGCCGAGTGTCGGCAAGTGTGGGCGGACGATCCCCGGAGGCCCTGCGCGCTGTCGACCGGCCGCTTCTTCGACGTGCTGAGCGTGGACCAGCGTCTCGGGCTGGAGATGTTCGACCGTCTTCGACGAAATGGCATGCTGTTCGGGCCGGCGGTCGTCGACCGGAGGGCGCAGCGAGTCGGCTTCTTTCTGGGCTCGCAGGGCCGCGAGGTCTTCACGTACTACCTCGAACGCGAAACGTCATCGCCACCGTCGTACCGGTACCTCGACCACGGCTGCGCCATTGTCGTCCCCGGAGCCATCCCTCTGTCCGAGGACCGCTACCAATGGCTTCGCGCACCTACCCGCCGACCGGAAGCCAATCCGCGGCGCCCGGTCGCCCTCGCAACCGTTCTGGTCGCCTCCGCGGAACTCCTGGCACGGATGGACCGCTTCGACGAGGAGTACCCGACGCCCTACTCAGCGGTCGTTGCCCTCCCTGAGGAGACGACCACAGATGCCGGATGA
- a CDS encoding phosphotransferase family protein: MISGSGGDQDGGTEFTEEGLGAVLREACAKAQLDPDGAELLRLGSNAVYRLSKSPIIVRVARDLDVLEDMERAVRVARWLEAEDLPATRVPAGITQPLVVGGRVVTFWESVQEHEEYATVGELADLLRRLHWLEEPESLRLPYFDPFANLSASLRRMDGVTEEDRTFLEDRAAKLHKDYDRLDFVLPFGMIHGDASIGNVLRHRDGHAVLIDLDGFALAPREWDLIQTAMFYDRYGWHTKAEYAEFVHRYGFELMNWPGYETLADLRELMMVSWLGHQVAGSERSAAEFARRVRSLRTGEGRDEWGPF; encoded by the coding sequence ATGATCTCGGGCAGCGGCGGGGACCAGGACGGCGGCACGGAGTTCACGGAGGAGGGCCTCGGGGCTGTCCTGCGCGAGGCGTGCGCGAAGGCCCAACTGGACCCGGACGGTGCCGAGTTGCTGAGGCTCGGCTCCAACGCGGTGTACCGCTTATCGAAGTCGCCGATCATCGTTCGCGTTGCCCGTGACCTCGATGTCCTCGAAGACATGGAGCGGGCCGTACGAGTGGCGCGATGGCTGGAGGCGGAAGACCTTCCGGCTACTCGGGTGCCGGCGGGCATCACGCAGCCGCTCGTTGTCGGCGGTCGGGTCGTGACCTTCTGGGAGAGCGTTCAGGAGCACGAGGAGTACGCCACGGTGGGCGAGTTGGCCGACCTGCTGCGCCGACTTCACTGGCTTGAGGAGCCTGAGTCCCTGAGACTCCCGTACTTCGATCCGTTCGCGAATCTGTCGGCCTCCCTGAGGCGGATGGACGGCGTCACGGAGGAAGACCGCACGTTCCTGGAGGACCGTGCCGCAAAGCTCCACAAGGACTACGACCGGCTGGACTTCGTCCTCCCCTTCGGGATGATTCACGGGGACGCGAGCATCGGCAACGTGCTCCGCCACCGGGACGGTCACGCGGTGCTCATCGACCTCGATGGCTTCGCGCTCGCTCCGCGCGAGTGGGATCTGATCCAGACCGCGATGTTCTACGACCGGTACGGCTGGCACACGAAGGCTGAGTACGCCGAGTTCGTTCACCGGTATGGCTTCGAGCTGATGAACTGGCCCGGCTACGAGACCTTGGCGGATCTCCGTGAACTGATGATGGTGTCCTGGCTCGGCCACCAGGTCGCCGGCAGCGAGCGTTCCGCGGCGGAGTTCGCGCGGCGCGTGCGCTCACTGCGTACCGGCGAGGGACGAGACGAGTGGGGCCCGTTCTGA
- a CDS encoding SCO3933 family regulatory protein, translated as MASLPIDTAKFTGIICAVPPAPRVANRETGQLRVDRDTGKTVYQVGLCLMAGSSADVVNVSVAGEPAGVQLGMPVAVRDLVATPWENDGRHGVAFRAAEIRPLSAPAGKGAGQ; from the coding sequence GTGGCAAGCCTTCCGATCGACACCGCGAAGTTCACGGGGATCATCTGTGCCGTACCCCCGGCTCCGCGGGTTGCGAATCGCGAGACCGGTCAGCTTCGCGTTGACCGTGACACCGGCAAGACCGTGTACCAGGTCGGTCTTTGCCTGATGGCCGGGTCATCGGCGGACGTGGTGAACGTGAGCGTCGCCGGCGAACCGGCCGGTGTGCAGCTCGGTATGCCCGTGGCCGTACGGGACTTGGTCGCCACGCCGTGGGAGAACGACGGGCGGCACGGGGTCGCATTCCGTGCGGCAGAGATCCGGCCCCTGAGTGCTCCGGCGGGGAAGGGGGCCGGGCAGTGA
- a CDS encoding chitinase, producing MRTRSRSRSLLSALSTTLLTGALAAAGLTAATPASAASSPNAWPAHVFAPYFDAGSGNVSLTDVANNYGTKFFTAAFVDGPGCQWQVPGQSALQSQIDGIRGLGGDVSVSFGGYTSDTALTEIGDSCSSPDAAAAQIENVITTFNLSRVDFDIESASLTNSSGIDRRDKALAQVRTWAANNGRALSISVTLPALPSGLSGDGLNVLNNARSNGFTPDVVNLMTMDYGSSGTDMGNAANTSVDAAAGQVASAFGISTSAAYAKLGNTPMIGQNDSAGEVFTLDNARSVEAFDASRGIALTSYWSQNRDNGGCAGSTSAQSTCSGVSQNSGDFARIFQAFTSGSSSSGGGGTGSTVQSLPGTWTQCASENGTCAVSGTTAVAYGASGRFNYATETGSTACTNAVFGDPISGTAKSCYGQSAPPATNVWTSCATEGGTCAFSGVMTVAYGAGSSFNYATLPGGTACSNAVFGDPASGTAKSCYLIGAPPSFATWTNCAAEDGTCTFSGTHEVAYGAAGRYVYRSVSGSTGCSNGVFGDPTSGTSKSCYVQ from the coding sequence ATGCGCACCCGATCGAGATCCCGCTCCCTCCTCTCCGCCCTCTCCACCACGCTCCTGACCGGAGCCCTCGCGGCCGCCGGTCTCACCGCGGCGACCCCCGCATCGGCGGCCTCGTCCCCGAATGCCTGGCCCGCCCACGTCTTCGCGCCCTACTTCGACGCGGGCTCGGGAAACGTTTCCCTCACCGACGTGGCCAACAACTACGGCACCAAGTTCTTCACCGCCGCATTCGTCGACGGCCCCGGCTGTCAGTGGCAGGTGCCGGGCCAGTCCGCCCTCCAGTCGCAGATCGACGGCATCCGCGGCCTCGGCGGCGACGTCTCCGTGTCCTTCGGCGGCTACACCTCCGACACCGCGCTCACCGAGATCGGCGACTCCTGTTCCAGCCCGGATGCGGCGGCAGCGCAGATCGAGAACGTCATCACCACCTTCAACCTCTCGCGCGTCGACTTCGACATCGAGTCGGCGTCCCTCACCAACTCCTCCGGCATCGACCGCCGCGACAAGGCCCTTGCCCAGGTGCGCACTTGGGCCGCCAACAACGGCCGCGCGCTGTCGATCTCCGTCACCCTCCCCGCCCTCCCCAGCGGCCTCTCGGGCGATGGCCTGAACGTCCTCAACAACGCGCGCTCCAACGGTTTCACCCCGGACGTCGTCAACCTGATGACCATGGACTACGGCTCCTCGGGCACCGACATGGGCAACGCGGCCAACACGTCCGTGGACGCGGCGGCCGGCCAGGTCGCGAGCGCCTTCGGCATCTCCACCTCCGCCGCGTACGCCAAGCTCGGCAACACCCCGATGATCGGCCAGAACGACAGCGCCGGCGAGGTCTTCACCCTCGACAACGCCCGCAGCGTCGAGGCCTTCGACGCCTCGCGGGGGATCGCCCTGACGTCGTACTGGTCGCAGAACCGCGACAACGGCGGCTGCGCGGGCTCGACTTCGGCACAGAGCACGTGCAGCGGCGTCAGCCAGAACTCCGGTGACTTCGCACGGATCTTCCAGGCGTTCACCTCCGGCAGCAGCAGCAGCGGTGGCGGAGGAACCGGTTCAACTGTGCAGTCCCTGCCCGGGACTTGGACCCAGTGCGCGAGCGAGAACGGCACCTGCGCGGTCAGCGGCACGACCGCCGTCGCCTACGGCGCGAGCGGCAGGTTCAACTACGCCACGGAGACCGGCTCCACGGCGTGCACCAACGCGGTCTTCGGCGACCCGATCTCCGGCACCGCCAAGTCCTGCTACGGCCAGAGCGCCCCGCCCGCGACCAACGTCTGGACCTCCTGCGCCACCGAGGGCGGAACCTGCGCCTTCTCCGGCGTGATGACAGTGGCCTACGGCGCGGGCAGTTCCTTCAACTACGCGACCCTGCCCGGCGGTACGGCGTGCTCCAACGCCGTGTTCGGCGACCCGGCCTCCGGCACCGCCAAGTCCTGCTACCTGATCGGCGCACCGCCCTCCTTCGCCACCTGGACCAACTGCGCGGCGGAAGACGGCACTTGCACCTTCTCCGGCACCCACGAGGTGGCGTACGGCGCGGCCGGACGGTACGTGTACCGGTCCGTGTCCGGCTCCACCGGGTGCTCCAACGGGGTCTTCGGTGACCCGACCTCCGGAACGAGCAAGTCCTGTTACGTCCAGTAA